One genomic segment of Deinococcus radiopugnans ATCC 19172 includes these proteins:
- a CDS encoding NAD-dependent epimerase/dehydratase family protein, with protein sequence MLGARGFLGRRILAALETAGQAVRVPPPGDLTAATRADWDALLDGVAGVINAAGRTAGSPSELARANALLPARLLEEAARVNVKLVHLGSAAEYGAVPEGHASREDDPARPLSPYGASKLAGTVLIKEALRSGRVQAAVLRLTNPLGAGLGAGTLPGRAARELAQATRAGQDTVRFGPLGARRDFVDARDVARAAVHALTSDLSGVVNMGSGQARPVRDLVDGLVTLTGFRGQILEDAPGSPRSGDVPYQRADISRLRDSGFTLRHTFHDSLDSLLCGLEPTEARSPVPG encoded by the coding sequence GTGCTGGGCGCCCGCGGCTTTCTGGGCCGCCGCATTCTGGCGGCCCTTGAGACGGCCGGACAGGCGGTGCGCGTCCCCCCGCCGGGCGACCTGACGGCGGCCACACGCGCCGACTGGGACGCCCTGCTGGACGGCGTCGCGGGCGTGATCAACGCGGCCGGGCGCACTGCGGGCAGCCCCAGCGAACTGGCCCGTGCCAATGCCCTGCTGCCCGCACGCCTGCTGGAAGAGGCGGCGCGCGTGAACGTGAAGCTGGTCCATCTGGGTTCGGCCGCGGAGTACGGGGCGGTGCCGGAGGGCCACGCCTCGCGCGAGGACGATCCGGCGCGGCCCCTGTCGCCCTACGGCGCGTCCAAGCTGGCCGGCACCGTCCTGATCAAGGAGGCGCTTCGCAGCGGGCGCGTCCAGGCCGCCGTCCTGCGGCTGACCAATCCGCTGGGCGCGGGTCTCGGTGCCGGAACCCTGCCGGGCCGCGCCGCCCGCGAATTGGCCCAGGCCACGCGCGCCGGTCAGGACACGGTGCGCTTCGGCCCGCTGGGCGCGCGGCGCGATTTCGTGGACGCCCGTGACGTCGCCCGCGCCGCCGTACACGCCCTGACCTCGGACCTGAGCGGCGTGGTCAACATGGGCAGTGGGCAGGCCCGTCCGGTGCGCGATCTGGTGGACGGCCTGGTGACCCTGACCGGGTTCCGGGGCCAGATTCTGGAAGACGCCCCCGGCAGCCCCCGCAGCGGCGACGTGCCGTACCAGCGCGCCGACATTTCACGCCTGCGGGACAGTGGCTTCACGTTGCGCCACACCTTTCACGACTCGCTCGACTCGCTTTTGTGTGGACTGGAGCCCACTGAAGCCAGATCGCCTGTGCCGGGTTGA